One genomic window of Vibrio ziniensis includes the following:
- the cbiB gene encoding adenosylcobinamide-phosphate synthase CbiB, whose translation MMTLTLYFTAFFMDLLIGDPHSWPHPVRLIGISISNMEKRIRQIFSSKVWLYIAGGILWLWIVGTAGLITWAVIHLSYDIHWLLGTVVELWLAFTVLATGCLKDAAYEVLIPLRSHNLEEARLKVSYIVGRDTSQLDEKQITRATVETVAENTVDGVIAPMLYLFIGGVPLAMAYKAINTLDSMVGYKNDRYRELGFVSARLDDVANFIPARISWLLFSLSAFLMGCNGKSAFTVGWRDRYQHKSPNSAWSEATVAGALGVQLGGPSNYFGQLVEKPWIGDFLREIEPEDIGQSTRLMYLTSTLALLLFSLAYIIVI comes from the coding sequence ATGATGACCTTAACTCTATATTTCACCGCGTTCTTTATGGATCTGTTGATTGGTGATCCTCACAGTTGGCCCCATCCTGTACGTTTGATCGGGATTTCAATTTCCAATATGGAGAAACGAATCCGACAAATCTTTAGCAGCAAAGTATGGCTCTATATCGCTGGCGGCATTTTGTGGCTCTGGATTGTTGGCACTGCAGGTTTAATTACTTGGGCAGTGATTCATTTGAGTTATGACATCCACTGGCTACTTGGGACAGTTGTCGAGCTTTGGCTTGCATTCACTGTGCTTGCGACAGGCTGCTTAAAAGATGCGGCTTATGAAGTGCTAATCCCGCTGCGTTCTCATAACCTTGAAGAAGCACGCCTCAAAGTCTCTTACATCGTTGGACGTGATACCAGCCAACTGGATGAAAAACAGATCACCAGAGCGACAGTCGAAACTGTGGCTGAAAACACGGTAGATGGTGTGATTGCACCGATGCTCTATCTGTTTATAGGCGGTGTACCACTTGCGATGGCATACAAAGCGATCAATACCCTTGATTCTATGGTTGGTTACAAAAACGATCGCTATAGAGAGTTGGGTTTTGTCTCTGCGCGTTTGGATGACGTGGCGAATTTTATTCCTGCTCGTATTTCTTGGCTGCTGTTTTCATTGTCTGCCTTCCTAATGGGGTGCAATGGTAAATCTGCATTTACCGTTGGTTGGCGAGACCGATATCAACATAAAAGCCCTAACAGCGCTTGGTCTGAAGCGACGGTCGCGGGAGCGCTTGGTGTGCAACTTGGTGGTCCAAGTAACTACTTTGGTCAATTGGTAGAAAAGCCTTGGATTGGAGATTTCCTTAGAGAAATCGAGCCAGAGGACATAGGTCAATCAACGCGCTTAATGTACTTAACGTCAACCTTAGCTCTACTTCTATTTTCACTCGCTTACATCATTGTTATTTAG
- the pduA gene encoding propanediol utilization microcompartment protein PduA, whose amino-acid sequence MQQEALGMVETRGLTAAIEAADTMVKSANVVLVGYEKIGSGLVTVVVRGDVGAVKAATDAGASSAANVGEVVATHVIPRPHTDVEKILPKGLNE is encoded by the coding sequence ATGCAACAAGAAGCACTAGGAATGGTCGAGACCCGTGGTCTAACCGCTGCAATTGAAGCTGCAGACACAATGGTCAAATCGGCAAACGTAGTCCTTGTCGGATACGAAAAAATCGGCTCTGGCTTGGTAACAGTGGTTGTTCGTGGCGATGTGGGTGCGGTTAAAGCTGCAACTGACGCAGGCGCATCTTCTGCTGCCAATGTTGGTGAAGTTGTCGCAACACACGTTATTCCTCGCCCTCATACGGACGTTGAAAAAATTCTTCCAAAAGGACTTAACGAATGA
- a CDS encoding cobyrinate a,c-diamide synthase produces MKALLIAGTNSGSGKTTFTLGLLRALCRRELKVQPFKVGPDYIDTAWHSKVANVPSHNLDSFMLDEQTVNALFHQQTQNADIAVIEGVMGLFDGYGTDPYYCSSAGTAKALKCPVILVVDGKAMSTSAAAIVMGFQQFGKEINIAGVVFNNVNSDKHYQLLKQAVETYCHIPAFGRLPKLPNIELPSRHLGLMTAQESQDMDSQWDELADAIEQYVDVDGLLSVACSQLYQGTTQTIYQAMAGKGKGLVMAVAMDKAFNFYYQANLDLLTSCGVEIRYFSPLTDSQLPECDLVYIGGGYPELYAEQLSKNRSMLQSILAAHQANLPIYAECGGLMYLGSSLSDSEENIYPMVGILSGQSVMSNKLNRFGYCNAKANVDTLLCLSGNELRGHEFHYSDFVTDMEPAFTLSKVHEGEVLATWRGGYQVGNTLAMYLHVHFAQSPEMLLEWFKRARSL; encoded by the coding sequence ATGAAAGCATTACTTATAGCGGGCACAAACAGCGGAAGCGGCAAAACAACATTCACATTAGGTTTACTAAGAGCCTTGTGTCGCCGTGAGCTAAAAGTTCAGCCATTTAAGGTTGGCCCAGACTACATTGATACCGCTTGGCACAGCAAAGTCGCCAACGTTCCATCCCATAATTTAGATTCCTTTATGCTCGATGAGCAGACTGTTAACGCCTTATTCCATCAACAAACACAAAATGCCGACATCGCAGTGATAGAAGGTGTTATGGGGTTATTCGATGGCTATGGCACCGATCCATACTATTGCAGCAGCGCAGGTACAGCCAAAGCACTCAAATGCCCAGTGATTTTAGTTGTAGACGGTAAAGCTATGTCGACATCAGCTGCCGCGATTGTTATGGGCTTTCAGCAGTTCGGCAAAGAGATCAACATTGCAGGTGTTGTATTTAATAACGTCAATTCAGATAAGCACTACCAGCTTCTTAAACAGGCCGTAGAAACCTATTGCCACATTCCAGCGTTTGGTCGATTACCTAAGTTACCCAATATTGAACTTCCTTCTCGTCACTTAGGTTTGATGACTGCTCAAGAATCACAAGATATGGATTCTCAATGGGATGAACTGGCTGACGCTATTGAACAGTATGTTGATGTTGATGGCTTGCTTAGTGTTGCTTGCTCCCAACTTTACCAAGGTACAACGCAGACGATTTATCAAGCGATGGCAGGTAAGGGTAAAGGCTTAGTTATGGCAGTCGCGATGGATAAGGCATTCAACTTCTATTACCAAGCGAATCTTGATCTCCTAACCAGTTGCGGTGTTGAAATTCGATATTTTAGCCCTCTAACGGACTCACAATTACCTGAATGCGATTTGGTGTATATCGGTGGCGGATACCCTGAGCTATACGCGGAGCAGCTTTCGAAAAACCGTTCGATGTTGCAATCAATCCTTGCGGCTCATCAAGCCAATTTGCCCATTTATGCAGAGTGTGGCGGATTGATGTATTTAGGGAGTTCACTTTCTGACAGTGAAGAAAACATCTATCCCATGGTCGGTATCTTGTCAGGTCAAAGCGTTATGTCTAACAAGCTGAATCGCTTTGGTTACTGCAATGCAAAAGCAAACGTAGACACTTTGTTGTGCCTGTCTGGAAATGAGTTACGTGGTCACGAATTTCATTATTCCGATTTTGTTACGGATATGGAGCCGGCATTCACACTGAGTAAAGTCCATGAAGGCGAAGTGCTTGCAACCTGGCGAGGTGGTTATCAAGTAGGTAATACGTTAGCGATGTATCTCCATGTGCATTTTGCGCAGTCTCCGGAGATGTTGCTTGAGTGGTTTAAGAGGGCGCGAAGCCTATGA
- a CDS encoding propanediol/glycerol family dehydratase medium subunit: protein MVDINETLLRQIVEDVLREMAGADKPVSFAKSAPAGNEDSFLRELAPAKNGSSKDEVIIAVGPAFGLSQTTNMVGTPHKAIIRELKAGIEEEGLKARVIRCFKSSDVAFIAVEGDRLSGSGICIGIQSKGTTVIHQNGLPPLSNLELFPQAPLLTLETYRQIGKNAAKYAKGESPQPVPTLNDQMARPKYQAKSAVLHIKETKHVVQGKGAVELEVLD from the coding sequence ATGGTTGATATCAATGAAACACTGTTGCGTCAGATTGTTGAAGACGTACTAAGAGAAATGGCAGGCGCAGATAAGCCAGTTTCTTTTGCTAAATCAGCTCCAGCTGGCAATGAAGACTCATTCCTACGTGAGTTAGCACCAGCCAAAAACGGTAGCAGCAAGGATGAAGTGATTATCGCAGTTGGTCCAGCATTTGGTTTAAGCCAAACAACCAACATGGTTGGCACACCGCATAAAGCAATCATTCGTGAGCTCAAAGCAGGCATCGAAGAAGAAGGTTTAAAAGCACGCGTTATTCGCTGCTTCAAATCGTCAGACGTTGCGTTTATTGCCGTTGAAGGTGACCGCTTAAGTGGTTCCGGTATTTGTATCGGTATCCAATCAAAAGGTACTACGGTAATTCACCAAAACGGTCTTCCACCGCTTTCTAACTTAGAGCTTTTCCCACAAGCACCACTTTTGACGCTAGAAACTTACCGTCAAATCGGGAAAAACGCCGCTAAGTATGCAAAAGGTGAATCGCCACAACCTGTTCCAACACTGAACGACCAAATGGCTCGTCCTAAGTACCAAGCAAAATCTGCGGTATTGCACATCAAAGAAACCAAACACGTTGTGCAAGGCAAAGGTGCTGTGGAACTTGAGGTCTTAGATTAA
- a CDS encoding cobalt-precorrin-8 methylmutase, whose protein sequence is MNFIQQPQRIESTSFEIIDEIIATEFPDYQFANELEKKVITRAVHTTADFDWLEILKFSPDALATLQTGIYEGCTFYTDTTMALSGINKNLLKQFDCDIKCYIADPWVAEQAKAQSKTRSMIAVEKALKDEGNKVFVFGNAPTALFQLLESAVNKPVMTIGVPVGFVGAAESKQALYESNFPFITALGRKGGSNVAAAIVNAVLYHMREAL, encoded by the coding sequence ATGAACTTTATTCAGCAGCCACAACGAATTGAATCGACGAGTTTTGAAATCATCGACGAGATCATTGCCACTGAATTTCCTGATTATCAGTTTGCTAATGAACTTGAAAAGAAAGTCATTACTCGTGCAGTGCATACTACTGCCGATTTCGACTGGCTGGAGATATTGAAGTTCTCACCGGATGCTTTAGCGACGTTGCAAACGGGTATTTATGAAGGCTGCACATTCTACACCGATACAACAATGGCTCTCTCTGGCATCAATAAGAACCTATTAAAGCAGTTTGACTGTGACATTAAATGCTACATCGCTGACCCTTGGGTGGCAGAACAGGCGAAAGCGCAATCCAAAACACGCTCAATGATTGCGGTAGAAAAGGCCTTAAAAGATGAAGGTAACAAAGTGTTTGTGTTCGGCAATGCACCCACTGCTTTGTTTCAACTGCTAGAAAGTGCGGTCAATAAACCTGTCATGACCATAGGTGTACCTGTTGGCTTTGTTGGCGCGGCAGAATCCAAACAAGCGCTTTACGAAAGCAATTTTCCCTTCATTACTGCTCTGGGCAGAAAAGGTGGAAGCAATGTTGCAGCTGCCATCGTCAATGCTGTGCTTTACCACATGCGGGAGGCTTTATGA
- a CDS encoding glycerol dehydrogenase, which yields MDNIIICPSKYVQGPNVMDNLGAYVKPLGSSVIVLADDFVTQLVEKRVSVSFSEQNIEGYFALFGGECSQPEIERLTAVAKDQRVEAVVGIGGGKTLDTAKAVGAELSIPVVIVPTIASTDAPTSALSVIYTPEGEFSEYRFYTKNPDVVIMDTQIVAQAPTRLLVSGMGDALSTYFEARANERSGKGTMAGGAPTKAAQALAKLCFQILMSDGLKAKIACDNNLSSRALENIVEANTYLSGIGFESSGLAAAHAIHNGLTLLEECHHLYHGEKVAFGTITQLVLENAPMEEINEVIEFCCNVGLPTNLTDMGVLHIDKDKLLNVAKAACAEGETIHNMPFKVTPELVLSAILTAHELGS from the coding sequence ATGGATAACATTATTATTTGCCCAAGTAAGTACGTACAAGGACCAAACGTGATGGATAACTTAGGGGCGTACGTTAAGCCTCTAGGGAGTTCCGTTATTGTGCTTGCCGATGACTTCGTTACTCAGTTAGTAGAAAAAAGAGTGAGCGTAAGTTTCAGTGAGCAAAATATTGAAGGGTACTTTGCACTTTTTGGTGGTGAATGTTCACAGCCAGAAATTGAACGTTTAACTGCCGTTGCAAAAGATCAGCGAGTTGAAGCTGTGGTGGGTATTGGTGGCGGTAAAACATTAGATACTGCGAAAGCCGTTGGTGCGGAGCTTAGTATTCCTGTGGTAATTGTGCCGACGATAGCGTCAACTGATGCACCCACCAGCGCATTGTCAGTAATTTATACGCCAGAAGGCGAGTTCAGCGAATATCGCTTCTACACCAAAAACCCTGACGTTGTGATTATGGATACTCAGATCGTAGCGCAAGCGCCGACACGTCTACTTGTTTCTGGTATGGGGGATGCACTCTCTACCTATTTTGAAGCAAGGGCAAACGAGCGTTCCGGCAAAGGAACTATGGCTGGCGGCGCACCAACAAAAGCGGCGCAAGCGTTAGCAAAACTCTGCTTCCAAATTCTGATGAGCGATGGGTTGAAAGCTAAAATAGCGTGTGACAACAACCTTTCAAGCCGTGCTCTGGAAAATATTGTTGAAGCCAATACCTATCTTTCCGGAATTGGATTTGAAAGCTCTGGCTTGGCTGCTGCACATGCGATTCATAATGGTTTGACACTTCTAGAAGAGTGCCATCATTTGTACCATGGTGAAAAAGTGGCGTTTGGTACCATTACTCAGTTGGTTTTAGAAAATGCACCAATGGAAGAAATCAATGAAGTGATCGAATTCTGCTGCAATGTTGGGCTACCAACCAATCTAACCGATATGGGTGTTCTGCACATAGACAAAGATAAGCTACTCAACGTGGCGAAAGCAGCATGTGCAGAAGGGGAAACTATCCACAACATGCCATTTAAAGTGACCCCAGAATTAGTCCTTTCTGCGATTCTCACTGCTCATGAATTAGGTAGTTAA
- the pduB gene encoding propanediol utilization microcompartment protein PduB → MSDNPLVEQIMNQVIARVQNGSPDVSSAKKNRGETMDKKTCSLTEFVGTAIGDTIGLVIANVDTALLDAMKLEKRYRSIGIMGARTGAGPHIMAADEAVKGTNTEVVCIELPRDTKGGAGHGSLIVFGGDDVSDVRRAVEVALKELDRTFGDVYANAAGHIELQYTARASYALEKAFGAPLGKSCGVIVGAPASVGVLMADTAVKSANVDVIAYSTPANGTSFSNEAILVVSGDSGAVRQAVISAREIGKTLLGALGDEPTNDRPSYI, encoded by the coding sequence ATGAGTGACAACCCATTAGTTGAACAAATCATGAATCAGGTGATCGCTCGGGTTCAGAATGGTTCACCTGATGTCTCCTCAGCGAAAAAAAATCGAGGTGAAACAATGGATAAAAAAACATGCAGTCTTACTGAGTTTGTCGGTACTGCTATTGGCGACACCATCGGGTTAGTCATAGCAAACGTCGACACGGCTCTTTTGGATGCTATGAAACTGGAAAAACGCTACCGCTCTATCGGCATCATGGGTGCTCGTACTGGTGCTGGTCCACACATCATGGCAGCAGACGAAGCAGTGAAAGGTACAAACACTGAAGTGGTTTGTATTGAACTTCCTCGCGACACCAAAGGCGGCGCAGGTCATGGTTCTTTAATTGTGTTTGGTGGTGATGATGTTTCTGACGTTCGTCGCGCTGTTGAAGTTGCACTTAAAGAATTGGATCGCACATTTGGTGACGTATATGCAAACGCAGCTGGTCACATCGAACTTCAATACACCGCTCGCGCAAGCTACGCACTAGAAAAAGCATTTGGCGCACCGCTAGGTAAATCTTGTGGCGTCATCGTGGGTGCTCCTGCTTCTGTGGGTGTTTTGATGGCAGATACTGCAGTGAAATCTGCAAATGTTGACGTAATCGCGTACAGCACTCCAGCAAACGGCACAAGTTTCAGTAACGAAGCCATCTTAGTAGTTTCCGGTGATTCAGGCGCAGTTCGCCAAGCAGTTATCTCTGCTCGTGAAATCGGTAAAACACTACTAGGTGCATTGGGTGACGAGCCAACTAACGATCGTCCTTCTTACATCTAA
- the pduC gene encoding propanediol dehydratase large subunit PduC, with protein sequence MRSKRFEALAKRPVNQDGFVKDWVEEGFIAMESPNDPTPSIKIVNGKVVELDGKPESKFDLIDHYIARYGINLANAEKAMAMDSVKVANMLCDPNVKRADIIPLTTAMTPAKIVEVMSHMNVVEMMMAMQKMRARRTPSQQAHVTNVRDNPVQIAADAAEGALRGFDEQETTVAVARYAPFNAIALLIGSQVGRPGVLTQCSLEEATELKLGMLGHTCYAETISVYGTEPVFTDGDDTPWSKGFLASSYASRGLKMRFTSGSGSEVQMGYAEGKSMLYLEARCIYITKGAGVQGLQNGSVSCIGVPSAVPSGIRAVLAENLICAALDLECASSNDQTFTHSDMRRTARLLMQFLPGTDFISSGYSAVPNYDNMFAGSNEDAEDFDDYNVIQRDLKVDGGLRPVREEEVVAVRNKAARAMQAVFAGLGFPVITDEEVTAATYAHGSKDMPERNIVEDLKAAQEVIEKSLSGLDVVKALAKGGFEDVATDMLNIQKAKISGDYLHTSAIIVGDGQVLSAINDVNDYAGPATGYRLQGERWEEIKNIPNALDPQDLG encoded by the coding sequence ATGCGTTCAAAAAGATTTGAAGCACTGGCAAAACGCCCAGTTAACCAAGATGGATTTGTAAAAGATTGGGTCGAAGAAGGCTTTATTGCAATGGAAAGCCCGAATGATCCAACGCCGTCCATAAAAATAGTCAACGGAAAGGTTGTTGAACTGGATGGTAAACCCGAATCTAAATTCGATTTAATCGATCACTATATTGCACGTTACGGTATTAACCTTGCCAATGCAGAAAAAGCAATGGCAATGGACTCCGTTAAAGTCGCGAACATGCTTTGCGATCCTAACGTTAAGCGCGCAGACATCATTCCGCTCACTACCGCAATGACACCAGCAAAAATTGTTGAAGTCATGTCGCACATGAACGTGGTAGAGATGATGATGGCCATGCAAAAAATGCGTGCTCGCCGTACTCCGTCTCAACAAGCTCACGTTACCAACGTGCGCGACAACCCTGTTCAGATCGCTGCCGATGCTGCAGAAGGTGCGCTGCGTGGTTTTGATGAACAAGAGACCACAGTAGCCGTTGCGCGTTATGCACCATTTAACGCTATTGCGCTACTTATCGGCTCTCAAGTTGGTCGCCCAGGCGTACTAACTCAGTGTTCATTGGAAGAAGCAACTGAGCTAAAACTAGGTATGTTGGGTCACACCTGTTATGCAGAAACTATCTCTGTTTACGGTACTGAACCTGTATTTACCGACGGTGATGACACGCCTTGGTCTAAAGGTTTCTTGGCATCATCTTACGCATCACGCGGCTTGAAAATGCGCTTCACTTCGGGCTCAGGTTCTGAGGTACAAATGGGTTATGCCGAAGGCAAATCCATGCTCTACCTAGAAGCTCGCTGTATCTACATCACTAAAGGTGCTGGCGTACAAGGTCTTCAAAACGGCTCAGTAAGCTGTATCGGTGTACCATCAGCGGTGCCATCAGGTATTCGTGCAGTACTTGCAGAGAACCTTATCTGTGCAGCTCTCGATCTTGAATGTGCATCCAGTAACGACCAAACATTTACGCACTCGGACATGCGTCGTACCGCACGTTTGTTGATGCAGTTCTTGCCAGGTACTGACTTCATTTCTTCTGGTTACTCTGCTGTTCCTAACTACGACAACATGTTCGCAGGTTCAAACGAAGACGCTGAAGACTTTGACGATTACAACGTTATCCAACGTGACCTTAAAGTCGATGGTGGCTTACGCCCAGTTCGCGAAGAGGAAGTCGTTGCGGTTCGTAATAAAGCAGCACGTGCAATGCAAGCTGTATTCGCCGGTCTTGGTTTCCCAGTGATCACCGATGAAGAAGTCACAGCAGCGACTTACGCTCACGGTTCGAAAGACATGCCAGAACGCAACATCGTTGAAGACTTGAAAGCAGCTCAAGAAGTGATTGAGAAGAGCTTGAGTGGTCTAGACGTAGTGAAAGCGTTAGCGAAAGGCGGTTTCGAAGATGTGGCAACCGACATGCTGAACATTCAGAAAGCGAAGATCTCAGGCGACTACTTGCACACCTCAGCCATCATCGTGGGTGACGGTCAAGTGCTATCCGCCATTAACGATGTCAACGACTACGCAGGTCCCGCTACGGGATATCGTTTACAGGGTGAACGTTGGGAAGAAATTAAGAACATTCCAAATGCCCTTGATCCTCAAGATCTTGGATAA
- the pocR gene encoding transcriptional regulator PocR, producing the protein MSSVTSLDSALIRKIASDFAQATELAVVVVNIHGEEISERFNFSDFCQKIRQNPELYNQCMLSDKRGGLKASVDNKPCVYQCHAGLTDFSIPLIVEGHLVGFVLCGQVRLIGHEDESIEGMAHTQNMWEKDEELRHCFEDIPVVDYQKVLASAELLQLIVENCIRKHINLVVIDDTGINDQQKLSINNNDHKIKKALRFIEHHFSDDIKLEDVAAHIYLSPYYFSKLFKKHLGIGFNAYLNNCRIMHAKKMLKSSGIPVATIAKNLGFSQTSYFCKVFRKNCSMSPQEYRDKHYQDAVIHD; encoded by the coding sequence ATGTCTTCTGTTACCTCATTAGACTCAGCATTAATAAGAAAGATCGCTTCAGATTTTGCACAAGCGACAGAATTAGCCGTGGTCGTCGTAAATATACATGGAGAGGAAATATCAGAACGATTTAACTTTTCAGATTTCTGTCAGAAGATCAGACAGAACCCCGAACTCTACAATCAATGCATGCTCAGTGATAAAAGAGGTGGCCTCAAAGCCTCTGTTGATAACAAACCGTGTGTGTACCAATGCCATGCTGGGCTTACGGATTTCTCAATTCCTTTGATCGTTGAAGGACACTTGGTTGGCTTTGTGTTGTGCGGGCAGGTAAGACTTATCGGCCATGAAGATGAGTCCATTGAAGGGATGGCTCACACTCAAAATATGTGGGAAAAAGACGAGGAGCTTCGTCATTGCTTTGAAGATATTCCAGTCGTTGATTACCAAAAAGTCCTGGCTTCTGCCGAGTTGCTGCAACTGATTGTTGAGAACTGTATTCGTAAGCACATTAACCTTGTAGTGATTGACGATACTGGCATTAACGACCAACAAAAGCTCTCTATCAATAACAATGATCATAAGATCAAAAAGGCGTTGCGCTTTATTGAGCACCATTTTAGTGACGACATTAAATTGGAAGATGTCGCTGCCCATATCTATCTGAGCCCTTACTACTTTTCGAAGTTATTCAAGAAACATCTTGGCATTGGTTTCAATGCGTACTTGAATAATTGCCGTATTATGCACGCCAAGAAAATGTTAAAAAGCAGTGGTATCCCTGTGGCGACAATTGCGAAAAATTTGGGATTTTCTCAGACCAGTTATTTCTGCAAAGTATTTAGAAAAAATTGCAGTATGAGTCCACAAGAATATAGAGATAAACATTATCAAGATGCGGTAATTCACGATTAG
- the pduE gene encoding propanediol dehydratase small subunit PduE, with amino-acid sequence MNSESIESLVRDVLYKMSNTSDAPVSSSTAQSNSSVTVKDYPLANKHPDWVKTSTGKTLDDITLANVLNGSVKSADMRITPEILRIQADIARSAGRERLAINFERAAELTAVPDDRVLEIYNALRPYRSTKEELIAISDELKSKYHATICSQYVREAADLYVERKKLKGDD; translated from the coding sequence ATGAATTCTGAATCTATCGAATCCTTAGTTCGCGACGTGTTGTACAAGATGAGCAACACAAGCGATGCGCCGGTTTCGTCAAGCACAGCTCAATCTAACAGTTCAGTGACTGTTAAAGATTATCCTCTAGCGAACAAACACCCTGACTGGGTCAAAACCAGCACAGGTAAAACACTAGACGATATCACTCTCGCGAACGTGTTAAACGGCAGCGTGAAATCAGCAGACATGCGTATCACTCCTGAAATTCTGAGAATTCAGGCAGACATCGCACGCAGTGCTGGACGTGAACGCTTGGCGATTAACTTTGAACGCGCGGCAGAACTGACTGCTGTACCTGATGATCGTGTTCTTGAGATTTACAACGCACTCCGCCCTTATCGCTCCACCAAAGAAGAGCTGATTGCAATCTCTGACGAACTCAAATCCAAATACCACGCGACGATCTGTTCGCAGTACGTTCGTGAAGCGGCTGATTTGTACGTCGAGCGTAAAAAACTCAAAGGCGATGATTAA
- a CDS encoding MIP/aquaporin family protein, with product MSNLRNECISEFFGTGLFLFFGASCLSAIKVAGASYGLWEICIVWGLGISLAVYLTAGVSGAHLNPAVTIGLWLFANFDKRKVIPYSLSQTAGAFFGVAMCYLIYKDLFTAYETANNMVRGSEESLYLAGIFSTYPHPAISVFQAAFVEIIITATLMSLILALTDDGNGVPRGALAPLLIGILVAVIGASTAPLTGFAMNPARDFGPKLFAYLAGWGNVAMTGARDIPYFLVPIIAPIIGACVGGAGYKFFIGKGLEAEKPSAKEVEGQTQL from the coding sequence ATGAGTAACCTACGAAACGAATGTATATCTGAGTTCTTCGGAACAGGGCTATTTTTATTTTTTGGTGCAAGTTGTTTGTCTGCTATCAAAGTCGCTGGAGCGTCTTATGGTTTGTGGGAAATTTGTATTGTGTGGGGCTTGGGGATCTCTCTAGCCGTTTATCTAACTGCAGGCGTCTCTGGTGCACACTTGAATCCAGCGGTAACCATTGGCCTTTGGCTGTTTGCGAACTTTGACAAACGTAAAGTGATTCCTTACAGCTTGTCTCAAACTGCGGGCGCTTTCTTTGGTGTTGCAATGTGTTACCTAATTTACAAAGACCTTTTCACCGCATATGAAACGGCCAACAATATGGTGCGTGGTTCTGAAGAGAGTCTCTACTTGGCCGGTATTTTTAGTACCTATCCTCATCCTGCCATTTCCGTTTTCCAAGCAGCCTTTGTAGAAATCATTATTACCGCAACACTTATGTCATTGATCCTTGCTTTGACCGACGATGGTAACGGTGTACCTAGAGGTGCTTTGGCTCCTCTATTAATCGGTATTCTTGTGGCAGTTATCGGTGCATCAACAGCCCCATTAACAGGATTTGCGATGAACCCTGCACGTGATTTCGGACCAAAACTATTCGCTTATTTAGCAGGATGGGGAAATGTTGCCATGACTGGCGCGCGCGATATTCCTTATTTCTTAGTGCCAATCATAGCTCCGATCATCGGTGCATGCGTGGGTGGTGCAGGCTACAAATTCTTTATTGGTAAAGGTTTAGAAGCGGAGAAACCTTCAGCAAAGGAGGTTGAGGGCCAGACACAACTTTAA